The Coregonus clupeaformis isolate EN_2021a chromosome 20, ASM2061545v1, whole genome shotgun sequence genome contains a region encoding:
- the LOC121554065 gene encoding vasorin produces the protein MAPFLPLLLLFLLSSSSSVLSSDCPEDCSCQAQGSIFCIQRRSTVVPRGLPSSLKNLYVFQNGIDTLAQDDFTGLGELEMLDLSQNELMEVPDRVFEPLSSLRNLDLSANFITHISKDSFSGLVQLERLYLHGNRIKSIQSEAFKGLEDLLELKLQGNQLTGLPMLRLPRLLLLDLSFNSLPKLGPQDLQTPHLESLKVAALGLTTLDSDLMASLGNLHDLDVSQNQLEGMPEALKATRGLIRLSLAANPIGELRNKDFQSLVGLQELDISGLNLQGLPQGFFQLFPRLGHLTAAENPFNCLCILAWFPSWLKEKNVDLGRIEETRCHFPPVNAGKVLAELDHQDFGCPATTTVMTSALGEGSTSAPPIPTTSPGTTHTNAFPPPPPFPSDEPSSTETGIESRPPPPPPASPTSTSRDQGDEGHICPPNICLNGGTCRFDPLGQLGCLCPRRTTGLYCENLEESNHNDPPPQPSAPEVLASMVAPIVTSDPNDISSRQVTSTSILLDLHHFLETRPHIRGIKLTYRNLSGPDRRPMYLSVPASYPEYTLRGLRPNCTYSVCASPLGERVNGGGGGGGSPTEGGSCMEARTEGGPQASSLEPQVDDQSQLTYTLIPALAALALVTGVAVVAVLVLFLRRRRAKAAHIELEGGGMGPMELEGLKACLENGGGNGGMLPQKGADISPCHTSIPTQPQNGGSSHPLPQNGGLEYEVPLMQGQGQGHCSSNNNVASLKPSYF, from the exons ATGGcgcccttcctccccctcctcctcctcttcctcctctcctcctcttcctctgttctctccaGTGACTGTCCAGAGGATTGCTCCTGTCAGGCCCAGGGTTCAATCTTCTGCATCCAGCGTCGTTCCACTGTCGTCCCCCGCGGCCTCCCTTCCTCCTTGAAAAATCTCTACGTCTTCCAGAACGGCATCGATACTTTAGCCCAGGATGACTTCACAG gCCTGGGGGAACTGGAGATGTTGGACCTGTCCCAGAATGAACTCATGGAGGTCCCGGATAGGGTCTTCGAACCGCTATCTTCGCTGAGGAATCTCGATTTGTCTGCAAACTTCATTACCCACATCTCCAAGGATAGCTTCTCCGGATTGGTGCAACTCGAGAGGCTGTATCTCCACGGCAACCGTATCAAGAGCATCCAATCGGAGGCCTTCAAGGGTCTGGAGGATCTTCTGGAATTGAAGCTCCAGGGGAACCAGTTGACCGGTCTCCCGATGCTCCGTCTCCCCAGGCTTCTCCTCCTCGATCTCAGCTTCAACTCTCTCCCGAAGCTGGGTCCCCAAGACCTCCAGACCCCCCACCTCGAGTCGCTCAAAGTGGCTGCGTTGGGGCTCACCACCCTGGACTCGGATCTGATGGCCTCCTTGGGGAACCTCCATGACCTTGATGTGTCCCAGAACCAGCTGGAGGGGATGCCTGAAGCATTGAAGGCCACCCGGGGGCTGATCAGGCTCAGCCTGGCTGCCAACCCCATTGGGGAGCTCCGGAACAAGGACTTCCAG AGTCTGGTGGGTCTCCAGGAGCTGGATATCAGCGGGCTGAACCTCCAGGGCTTGCCCCAGGGTTTCTTCCAGCTCTTCCCCAGGCTGGGGCACCTCACGGCGGCCGAGAATCCCTTCAATTGTCTCTGTATTCTGGCCTGGTTCCCTAGCTGGCTGAAAGAGAAGAACGTGGATCTGGGACGCATAGAAGAGACAAGGTGCCACTTCCCACCGGTGAATGCTGGCAAG gtGCTGGCGGAGCTGGACCATCAAGATTTCGGCTGTCCAGCTACGACCACTGTCATGACGAGTGCCCTAGGGGAGGGGAGTACGTCCGCACCCCCCATTCCGACTACATCCCCTGGAACCACCCATACCAACGCCTTCCCCCCACCTCCGCCATTCCCTAGTGATGAACCATCCTCAACGGAGACAGGCATTGAGAGtcgtccccctccccctcctccagctTCTCCGACTTCCACTTCCAGGGACCAGGGGGACGAGGGCCACATCTGCCCGCCGAACATCTGCCTCAATGGGGGTACGTGCCGTTTCGATCCTCTGGGACAGCTTGGATGTCTCTGTCCACGCAGAACTACGGGCCTGTACTGCGAGAACCTGGAGGAGTCTAACCACAACGACCCCCCGCCCCAACCCTCCGCCCCCGAGGTTTTGGCCTCCATGGTCGCCCCCATTGTAACCTCTGATCCCAATGACATCAGTTCCCGTCAGGTGACCTCCACGTCCATCCTCCTCGACCTGCACCATTTCCTAGAGACGAGGCCGCACATCCGTGGGATTAAGCTGACCTACCGGAACCTCTCAGGGCCCGACCGGCGCCCCATGTACCTCAGCGTCCCCGCCTCGTACCCAGAATACACCCTCCGAGGGCTCCGGCCCAACTGTACCTACTCGGTGTGCGCCAGCCCCCTGGGAGAGAGGGTGAAtgggggtggaggtggtggaggtagcCCTACCGAGGGTGGGTCTTGTATGGAGGCTCGTACTGAGGGAGGTCCCCAGGCTTCGTCCTTGGAGCCCCAGGTGGATGATCAGAGCCAGCTCACCTACACCCTCATCCCAGCCTTGGCTGCTCTCGCCCTGGTCACGGGGGTTGCGGTGGTGGCCGTCCTGGTTCTTTTCCTCCGGAGGAGACGGGCTAAGGCGGCCCACATCGAGCTGGAAGGGGGTGGGATGGGACCAATGGAACTGGAGGGCCTTAAGGCTTGTCTGGAGAACGGCGGGGGGAACGGGGGCATGCTACCCCAAAAGGGAGCAGATATTTCCCCCTGTCATACCTCCATCCCGACCCAGCCACAAAATGGAGGATCGTCACATCCCCTTCCACAAAATGGTGGTTTAGAATATGAGGTCCCCCtcatgcagggacagggacaggggcacTGTTCATCAAATAATAATGTGGCATCCTTGAAGCCATCGTATTTCTAG